In Bos javanicus breed banteng chromosome 2, ARS-OSU_banteng_1.0, whole genome shotgun sequence, the following proteins share a genomic window:
- the FAM43B gene encoding protein FAM43B codes for MLPWRRNKFVLVEDDAKRKAKSLSPGLAYTSLLSSFLRSCPDLLPDWPLERLGRVFRSRRQKVELNKEDPTYTVWYLGNAVTLHAKGDGCTDDAVGKIWARCGPGGGTKMKLTLGPHGLRMQPCERSSSGGPGGRRPAHAYLLPRITYCAADARHPRVFTWVYRHQARHKAVVLRCHAVLLARAHKARALARLLRQTALAAFTDFKRLQRQSDARHVRQQHLRAGGAPAASLPRAPLRRLLNAKCAYRPPPAAERGRGAPRLSSIQEEDEDQDEDAGPRERPEVLSLARELRTCSLRAAPAPPPPSQPRRWKAGPRERAGQAR; via the coding sequence atGCTGCCCTGGAGGCGTAACAAATTCGTGCTGGTGGAGGACGACGCCAAGCGCAAGGCCAAGAGCCTGAGCCCGGGGCTCGCCTACACGTCGCTGCTCTCCAGCTTCCTGCGCTCCTGCCCGGACCTGCTGCCCGACTGGCCGCTGGAGCGCCTGGGCCGCGTGTTCCGCAGCCGGCGCCAGAAAGTGGAGCTCAACAAGGAGGACCCGACCTACACCGTGTGGTACCTCGGCAACGCCGTCACCCTGCACGCCAAGGGCGACGGCTGTACCGACGACGCCGTGGGCAAGATCTGGGCGCGCTGCGGGCCGGGCGGGGGCACCAAGATGAAGCTGACGCTGGGGCCGCACGGCCTCCGCATGCAGCCGTGCGAGCGCAGCAGCTCGGGGGGCCCCGGGGGCCGCCGGCCGGCGCACGCCTACCTGCTGCCGCGCATCACCTACTGCGCGGCGGACGCGCGCCACCCGCGCGTCTTCACCTGGGTCTACCGCCACCAGGCGCGCCACAAGGCCGTGGTGCTGCGCTGCCACGCCGTGCTGCTGGCGCGGGCGCACAAGGCGCGCGCCCTGGCCCGCCTGCTCCGCCAGACCGCGCTGGCGGCCTTCACCGACTTCAAGCGCCTGCAGCGCCAGAGCGACGCGCGCCACGTGCGCCAGCAGCACCTCCGCGCCGGGGGCGCCCCCGCCGCCTCGCTGCCCCGCGCCCCGCTGCGCCGGCTCCTCAACGCCAAGTGCGCCTACCGGCCGCCCCCCGCCGCCGAGCGCGGCCGCGGGGCGCCGCGCCTCAGCAGCATCCAGGAGGAGGACGAGGACCAGGACGAGGACGCGGGGCCGCGCGAGCGGCCGGAGGTGCTCAGCCTGGCCCGCGAGCTGAGGACGTGCAGCCTGCGGGCCGCCCCGGCGCCTCCGCCGCCCTCGCAGCCCCGCCGCTGGAAGGCCGGCCCCCGGGAGCGAGCGGGCCAGGCGCGCTGA